The window AAACGATTCCTTGCATGAGCTTGCCGCTCTGCGGTGCCCAAGAGCCGTTTTCGATGATAGCTACCTTTTTGTTCTGGACGCAGAGTGCTTTCATGTCGTCGAGGAGGTAGTGCATTTTCGGGAAGATGCCGTTGTTGTACGTCGTTGCCGCGAGAACGATGGTCGATACGCGGAACGCTTCGGCGATCATGTAGGAGATGTCCGTTTTCGAGACGTCATAAATTTTGACGTTTTTCACACCGCGGTCACCGAGTGCCATGGCAAGCGCTGCTACAGCAGACTTCGTGTTGCCGTAAATGGAGCTGTAGAATACTGCGACTGCTTTGTCTTCTGCCGTGTACGTTGCCCAGTGCGTGTAGAGATCGATGATGAAGCCGAGGTCGGTGCGCCAGATCGGACCGTGGAGCGGTGCGAGCATCGCGATATCGACGGTGGACGCTTTTTTGAGCGCAGCTTGTACCTGCATACCGTATTTGCCGACGATGTTCGTGTAGTAGCGGCGTGCTTCGGCAACGAAGTAGCCGTCACGATAATCAATTTCGTCGTTGAAGATGTTGCCGTTTACCGTGCCGAACGTGCCGAATGCGTCTGCGCAGAAGAGGACTTTGTCAGTCGCATCGTACGTCATCATAACTTCCGGCCAGTGTACCATCGGTGCGAATACGAACGAGAGCTGATGTTTGCCGAGGGAGAGCGTGTCACCTTCTTTGACGACGAGCTTGCGTTCAGCAGGGAGCTGAAGACCGAAGAACTGGTCGATCATGGTGAAGATCTTTGTATTCGCAACGAGCGTTACGTCGGGATAACGGAATGCGATCTCTGCGATGAGTGCGCAGTGGTCGGGTTCCATGTGGTTGATGATGAAGTAGTCGAGCTTGCGGCCATTAAGGCCGAAGGCGAGGTTTTCCATGAACTGATCTCTGACGGAGGCATCTGCCGTGTCGATGAGAGCCGTTTTTTCGTCGGTGATGAGGTACGCGTTGTACGATACACCGTCGGGGAGCGGGAACATATTTTCGAATAATTGCAGACGACGGTCGTCCGCGCCGATGTAGAGAATGTCATTGGTTACTTTTCTGGTTGCATGCATATTGTTATCCTCCTTTGGGATGATTATCATAATGAAATACCTATAATATATTAGTATACGATAAAGACGGGTAAAAAAACAAGGGCATACGGAGAAATGTCCTTGTTTTATCTTTTTTATTCGGTTTGGTCGGCGGTGACGCGCACGGAAAGGCTGTTGAGATATTCGTCGGTGTTCTCTGTGAGAAGGTGGTTTTTGAGCTGGAGGAGGTAGACGTCGCCTGTCGGTGTGAGCTGATGTTCGTCGAGGTAGGCTTTGAGCCGTGCGAGGACGGCAGGGGCTTCGGTGTAGTATGTGCCGCGGAAGTTGACTGTGACGTATGTTCCTGCGGGACGTGTGAAGTTGGCGCGGTCGCTGTCTTCGCTGCCAAGCGGGAAGTAGTACGCGATCGTGTGGCCGAATCGCTCGCTAAAAAAGTCTTCTCCGCGGATGAGCCAGCCTGCGTCGAACGGCTGGATCTGGCCGTCGGTCGTGGCGAGCTGGGTGTGCGAGGAGAGGACGCGCAGTCGATCGTGAAGCGGCATCTCGGCAGAGAGCGGTTCGCTGATGAGGAGCGGAAGCTCGTCTTCATCGGTAAGTGCGATGTCCTCAAGGTCGAGGACGTCAAGGTAGGACAGCGTTTCGAGCGTGTCGGCAAGAGAAGCACGGAGCGTCTGAGCTTCTTCGATGATGCGGTCACACTCGGCGACTTTGTCTTGGAGCAGTCGCTCGAAC of the Selenomonadales bacterium genome contains:
- a CDS encoding FprA family A-type flavoprotein; protein product: MHATRKVTNDILYIGADDRRLQLFENMFPLPDGVSYNAYLITDEKTALIDTADASVRDQFMENLAFGLNGRKLDYFIINHMEPDHCALIAEIAFRYPDVTLVANTKIFTMIDQFFGLQLPAERKLVVKEGDTLSLGKHQLSFVFAPMVHWPEVMMTYDATDKVLFCADAFGTFGTVNGNIFNDEIDYRDGYFVAEARRYYTNIVGKYGMQVQAALKKASTVDIAMLAPLHGPIWRTDLGFIIDLYTHWATYTAEDKAVAVFYSSIYGNTKSAVAALAMALGDRGVKNVKIYDVSKTDISYMIAEAFRVSTIVLAATTYNNGIFPKMHYLLDDMKALCVQNKKVAIIENGSWAPQSGKLMQGIVSEMKNMELIGDKVTIKSSLADAASLYALADAIAETVKG
- a CDS encoding MerR family transcriptional regulator encodes the protein MPTHDTYITAGQLANLHNITKQTVLFYDKNGLLPPAYVNNENGYRYYSTSQYLTLALILNLRKMNVSLSDIRTYLDGRSQQAFERLLQDKVAECDRIIEEAQTLRASLADTLETLSYLDVLDLEDIALTDEDELPLLISEPLSAEMPLHDRLRVLSSHTQLATTDGQIQPFDAGWLIRGEDFFSERFGHTIAYYFPLGSEDSDRANFTRPAGTYVTVNFRGTYYTEAPAVLARLKAYLDEHQLTPTGDVYLLQLKNHLLTENTDEYLNSLSVRVTADQTE